In the genome of Arachis stenosperma cultivar V10309 chromosome 6, arast.V10309.gnm1.PFL2, whole genome shotgun sequence, the window tttttattatatatgtgtGGGTGGGTGCGCACACATGTACCTGtctactattattattataaataaacaaattataCCTTGTTGTTCCAACAATTTCTTGACAAATGGGAACCGAACTATAGTTGGCCACAATTTTATAGTTCTATAAAGTAACTAACTAGTAACTACCACGTAATTAGTCGTTGCCATTCAATTACTTTATTTGTATTGTAATGTAACGACACATACACTTTAATTCGTACTTTGTACTAATGGTACCATTTCATTTTATGAAGCTGTTTTTGTACAAAAAGCTGAAACACTTGATGATGAGTAGTTAGCAAAGCGCGTATATTCTCCTAAATACAAAATTGTACATACACAAAAACATGGAAATGGTgacgaaaaaaagaaaataataatagagaaAGAAAACCCATGCGATCCTAACTCTCTACTCTTTTCTCTCATTTCATCTTCATTTCTCtctatctctttttttttatctaaagtaaagtttaattttgttgttaaaattataaatttaatttaattcagcccttaatcttttaaaatatttaattcaatttcaaaaattatactacACAGagtataatttgaggtattaaattaaatatttcaaaaaattaaaaactaaatcaaatcaaatttatAACTTTAACAACGAAAATAAACTAATACTTTTTTTTGGGGGGATTTACAAATAGAAAAGTTGGAGATGTTATTGTGGGTGGggttataattattattataagcTAAGATCTAGGAATTGTTGAGTTGGATGATATGTGAATTGTTGTTGATGTTGTCCTTTTTAAGGGTTTTCCATTGATCAGCAATGTCATTAGCAATCTTTACTGCATCTGAGGAAGTTCCAGAAAGGCCCCTTCTTGTGAATCCAACTGTGTACAATCCATGCTTCCCTTTCCAACCATTAGGGAAGGGCGTTTTCGGCATTCCATCTTCCGTGAAGAAATCACAACTCTGaaacaaaagggaaaaaaattaaataaatagtttgagtagtttgatttaattttaaaagctagttttttttttaaatttaatataggAATATAAGTTTTCATATGATATATGATGAGGACGACCCTttaatttatcatataaaaatgaTGCATCATGGTTTGGAATTTAGTGACAGAGGCCCATATGATACAAATTGCAGGATTTTTCAGAGCATGATAGCTCCATCTATCCATACCCTTTACCCACAGAATAGAGAAAACAGTTtctttgataataataataaaaataatttgattaaataataataataatatttgtttttGTGTCAATGATgacataataattaaatttgaaaggAGTGGAGAATGAATGAATTGACCAAGGGGACTCAAACAGGTTTTTTCAGCAGAGTAAGAGGAACCACTGCCTGTAGAAAAAGAGTATAAAGAATTCTCTTTTTGGTGTGACCCTTTTACAACTTGCAACCTTGATAGATATTTCATGATCATCACACATCATGAGACGTCACAACTCACTAATATTCACTCcacagtaaaaaaaaaaaatattattattaaattattttcatatattaattttgatgtactgTCACGTGCATCTAATTAGATAATGCTAAATGAgtaaaaaaatgaatataaaTGTACTGTATAAAATGCTTTACATTAAATTACTATttgataatatttataaaaaaaatattattttcaaaattctaagaattattattcttttgtgtaagaaaaaaacaaaagatagTTTAAAAAAGTGGTAGAACCCAGGACAGAGGGCAAAGTgattttattctttcttttttgcatgAAGAAAAGAAGACATTTGTAGGTTTCTGCTCTTTGCATGTGTCCCAAAGAGCCTTAGAAAGTGATGGGTCATGAGTGGTTCATAATAAGATAGAGCTAAAAACGCAACAGAACAggtcaattttattttattatttaatttaatttaatttaattttctaaccTTGAGCCAAGTAGGCACGTTGCTCTTGTATCCCGTTGCCAATATTATAGCATCGAATTCCTTTTCTTGTCCATCCACAAATTTGGCACCATTTCTTGTTATCTCCTTCACACCTTCCATCACCTATGCAAAGCCAAAAAAGAAAAACCCTAACAAATCTTAGCCTCAACATATGACAAAATTAAACTTCCCCTAGCCCCTAGCTTTTCAAAGTACAATATtctttatacaaaaatatttttttattttctaatatatttaatattatttaaaaaatctcACTTTGGTAATATTAATGTTTTAATAGAATTTGCtatttagaaactatactttaattttttaaaaaaaatatatattaaatgaAATAGTACCTTAATGTTACCGGATTTGATTTGTGCTACTTGACCAACATCAAGAACAGGGGTTTTCCCTGTGGCAAGTTTAAGTTCAATTGGACCTGTTTTGGGCCTTCTTATGCCATAATGACTTGTGTTTCCCAACATCATGTTTGCCACCAACAACAGAAACTTGTCTACTATTTTTAGTGGAAACCATTTGTATAGTGCCATTGCTATTCCAAATGATGATATTCCCAAAATCTCCCTAGGGAGAACATGTACCTATACACATATATTGCATCATCATTAGAcacataaatataaatatattgaaCCACCAAATGTGCAAAAAGGACATCAACTCAATATTGATGATTACTTACCCAAATGGGAAAAACACATACATACATGACGTCAGCTTCAGTACTAGCACAGTTATACGGATCATTATTAAATGgttcattaataataataataaagaattttttttttgctatttaGTCCCTATGTAAAATAATCTTACTTTTGAATAGAGAAGCTTAAACCTTTTTGTTTTAGTTTTCACTCATCACATTAGAGAAACAATAGGAGacgtattattttatttatgctCTAACTTTTACAATAAAAATAGAGTTAACAAAATAGAAGAGATGGTTACATTCTTCAATAATAACATAAAGTAATATAAGAAAATCTTTTATTAACCATAAAAAAAGACTTTTATTGATGTCTACAATGATTGGGCGTTGTACTAGTACTAAGTAAGCTGCACTTCCAAAAAAGATAActactaaaaattaaattaatattaatattttctcacttgcaacAATGAAAGTTAaccaagaaaaacaaaataattagcAAAAAAAGTTTGAACTCACCGTATTTCTTGCAACCATGTAAGGCTTAGCATTGTGTCTACAAAGATCCAAGCTAACTTCCATGCCAGAATTTCCACAACCAATAACCAAAACCTTCTTGTTCTTATAAGCGTCACCAGATTTATACGCGCTAGTATGAACAACATCACCATGAAACTTGTCGATGCCGAGAATCTTGGGAATCATAGGTTCGGCATTTTCTCCGGTAGCTACAATGAGCCAAGGGGAAAGGTAGAGAGAGTCTTGGGTCCTAACGAGCCAAATCTGGGAAGAGGGATCAAACTCGGCCACGTGGACTGTCTGGTTGAACTTCGGTTGAACGTTGAAATGGGAAGCGTAGGAGTCCATGTAGGAGATGAACTGGTACTTGGTTGGGTATTTTGGGAAGGTTTGTGGGAAGCCCATTAGAGGGAGTTGGCAGAAATTTTTAGGGAGATGGAGTTTGAGGCGGTCGTAGGTTTTGTTTTGCCAGAGCGAAGCGATGCAGTCGCTTCGCTCTAAGATTATTGAAGGAATGGAGTACCGAGATAGACAGGCGGCTACGGCTATGCCGGAGGGTCCTGCTCCGACTATGATTGGGCCTTCAACACActccaaagaagaagaagaagaagaagttctcATTGTGttagaagaagaagtggtttaATATGAAGAAGTGATAGTGAGGGTTGGTTTTATAGTGTGGGGGTGTTATGGGAATTTAAAGAGAGGGAAATTTTGTGGTTAGAAGGGTGAGCCTTATAAATGCATGGAGAGAGGGGTGTGGGGTGTGGTGTAATTGAGGCGTGAAGGTTAAgaaaaaggatttgattttgtttctcaaggctctttcttctctcttttaaagagagatatagagagagagaaagtgagATATGCTGAAAATTCATACACAAACAATTGGTGTATTTCATTTGTTTTtctatttgtaattttttactgcttctttattttttatatatatttttttaagataaaaatttaagtgtaattaaataatttaataagtTCGACTAAATTATCATCTAATACCTCCTAACTATCaacttcaaataaaattaactctacttgaatttttattttattttatttttctttgatcaatgaataatccaaagatgtaaCTATTTAATAGTTTCTGA includes:
- the LOC130934782 gene encoding probable indole-3-pyruvate monooxygenase YUCCA4 — translated: MRTSSSSSSLECVEGPIIVGAGPSGIAVAACLSRYSIPSIILERSDCIASLWQNKTYDRLKLHLPKNFCQLPLMGFPQTFPKYPTKYQFISYMDSYASHFNVQPKFNQTVHVAEFDPSSQIWLVRTQDSLYLSPWLIVATGENAEPMIPKILGIDKFHGDVVHTSAYKSGDAYKNKKVLVIGCGNSGMEVSLDLCRHNAKPYMVARNTVHVLPREILGISSFGIAMALYKWFPLKIVDKFLLLVANMMLGNTSHYGIRRPKTGPIELKLATGKTPVLDVGQVAQIKSGNIKVMEGVKEITRNGAKFVDGQEKEFDAIILATGYKSNVPTWLKSCDFFTEDGMPKTPFPNGWKGKHGLYTVGFTRRGLSGTSSDAVKIANDIADQWKTLKKDNINNNSHIIQLNNS